TATGAGATGAATTCACTACCAAGAGTCACATGAGGCATGGATGGACACCGTATGGGGAACGCTTCTTTCATTGTAGTTGGAGGCGTAGAGCTCATATGTACTCTATCTTTCGGTGATACATTCTCCGGTACCTAGGAGTAGTTACTTTTATTTTCACACTCAGTATAGGCTTGCGATAATGTCAAAGCATATTCTAAGAGATGCTACAATACTTGGAATTTGCTGCACTGCGTTATCAACATCAGTCTCTAGCATTCTTTGAGCAACATAATGAATTCCTATGTGTAAGAATAATATCATACCTTCCACGGACGTAGCTTCAGCCTTGTGTTACACTAACTCGCTTGCCTCACAGCGGCCTTCGACCAGTCACCATGCGAAGGTATGCGAGTACATATATAAGTGTATGCACTCCATACACCTAGAGCTATGATAGTTGGAAAAGGCGTTCATAAAAActtttttcatcttgaaGCTGGCGACCGCCGATGGTTAAACTTCGGAATACGAACCCTTCCAAAAAACCACCATGTTTCTTATGTTGCATTTTTAACCACAATGTGACAGCCATTTTAAGTCGCGACTAATTCATGTAGAAATCGCGGGCACACCTGCGTCGGGTACCACCTGAATAATTGCACCTGTATTGAGAAAAGATATAGAAGTCTCCGTAAGACAAGAAACATTATCCCACATATCAAAGTTATCGCTAGACTTGCCCAATTTCCTCGTCGCCTGAAGCAGGAATTCATATGTTGAAGCAAACTTATTTCATGCACGAATAGACAATGAATACCTGTATCTACACTTGGAAACATTCGATCGCAGCTTACGGGAGATGATACATGTACCGACCCCTCCGGAATACAAAATGCATATACGCTAGCCGTTATACAAATATTCGTGTGTGTAACAACATTGAACGTGATCCTTCCGGAGCCTTAGGCAGCCATGACTATATGTagctactttcttctctctcagtATACTCCTGTTTCTACCAGATTTATCACATCACCGACAAATACTCTCAAAATGGACGCTACGCTATTAGAACCGACTGGCACAATTAGATCTCCGAGAGCAGGTCCAGCGTCAGCCGAGAATGGACCTCAACAGTTGATCCATCAGTACCTTTTGGAGCGCAGTGAAACTTACCGTACACTTTGCAATATTCGGCAGCAGGTAAGTGATTTCACATGCCGTTAAAATCTTGAAAATTGCTGATGATAGAATAGGGTTGGGAGAATCCTCTAGGAGATCAGTTCTTtcagcagcaacgccaaAGAGCAGATAATCCATCACCGGACAACGAGCTCAACTTTTATACGATGACAATCGCTATTGGCAAACAACTTAATTCCAGCACGGGCGCATTCGATATATTGCAGTCGAGTGACGAGCCTTCGGCCTTGGATATGGGAATGGCTCCAGGAGGGTTTTCAGCAACAATAATGGCATCTTATCCCAAGACTACACTTCGAGCAGTCACCCTTCCTCTCACCAAGGGAGGTCATTCGGTGCATTTCAGGCATCAAAATGTGAAGCTTGACCTCTGCGATATCAACACTCTAGCTGGAGATATGGATTTGGCCTCTATACCGGAAagccatccagcagcaggcacATTCACGGTCACAAAGTTGTTGAGACAAGAAATGTTTGACGTGGTAATCTGTGGTTGTCAGGTGACACGAAATCAAGAGCTCGAGGAATGGCGCGAGCATCGAGAAGCCCGGCGTCTACAGCTTGCACAACTTGTGATCGCTTTGGAGCATCTTAAGAGCGGCGGAACATTGGTCGCCGTTATGCATAAGCCTGAAGAGATCCATACCGCTGAGCTGCTGCAAATATTCTCGAAGTTCTCAAAGGTTTCTTTATTTAAACCAAGAAGGGCGCATGCAAAGCGTTCCTCCTTTTACATGGTAGCGAAAAAGATTGATACTTGCAGCAATCAAGCCATTGAAGCAAAGGACCTCTGGAGAAAGGAATGGATCGACAGTACGTTTGGCACTGCTGATAATTGTGCAATTTTGTCGAAGCGAACGGCTGATGATGCCCGCGAATTATTGGATGGCTATGGTACAGAATTGGTAAAAATAGGAAGACCAATTTGGGCTATCCAAGTGGCAGGACTAAAGAGATGGCTAAACAATATGTAGGCAACTGCGTtccgtcatcttctgttCAGTAACAACAGGCTTTGTATACATACCTAGTATTGACGTCGTGCTGATCGCCTTCTTCAAACTTCAGTTGGAATCGCAGCTTGTGGATTAGTCCCCGCAGCTAATCCAATATCATGTAAGTACAGTAGTGGGGAAGAGTCGTGTGTTGCACTTGAAAGAACTTTTGTCTAAATTCGCTGCATTGCCATGCCGGCTTATGGCGATGAATTTGTCCACAATTAGATACCACAATTCCAAGTGATGTAATCCATTACCTTTTCACCAATATGAATCTGAATTACTGGAAGCCCATTTATCCCTTAGAGATCCGGTCCTCCGGTCATCCTACTTCCGTTTAGCCTACAGGCTAAAATGGACCTTCAAATCGCCCAAATTGCAAGCCTGCAAATCAAGATGCTGTTCCAGACACGAAACGTACATTTCCTCAACTTTGATGCTGAATATTTGATGTATACTTTGTTagctctcatcatctgggGTAGAAAATGATTGGTATGTTTACTGACGAATTTCGAGTGGTGTTTTTATAGACAAGCTACGGTGCCTGTCGGAGACGTCTTTCCCCGGATCTTTACCGCTTGTTGGATTGTTATCCCTGCTAAGATCGGACTGTTGAATGCACATAAATGCGGAGTATCACAGTCAACATTGTTATTGGCTGGGATGGATGTAAATGCCGAACAAGTTATGACATTTGCAATTCTTTGGTGATCGCGATATTAGGCTATATACATCACATTGACAAGGCCGTTTGACATGACTGCGAGTATATGTGTCGCTGTATAAGCTGATTATTACTATATACTGTGTTGCATTTCCTCACTCTTGTTCCAGTTTTTCCATATCGCATGGTTTAACTGATAACCATTTCCTGCAAAGGAGCCAAAGTGCAATGATGAGATCAATTCTATTAGTTTCCAGCCTTGTTACGGCCCTGAACGCGGCATCCCTACATCCCAAATCAGACTTCAAATATCTCATCACATTTGGAGACAGCTATACTGACAACGGCCGGCTTAATTATTATggatctcatcaagctcatggACCACCACCAGGAGTACTACCAGCCGAGACCAATGTCACTGCCAGCGGAGGTTTGACGTGGCCTCAATACGTTAG
This genomic stretch from Trichoderma breve strain T069 chromosome 1, whole genome shotgun sequence harbors:
- a CDS encoding ftsJ-like methyltransferase domain-containing protein yields the protein MDATLLEPTGTIRSPRAGPASAENGPQQLIHQYLLERSETYRTLCNIRQQGWENPLGDQFFQQQRQRADNPSPDNELNFYTMTIAIGKQLNSSTGAFDILQSSDEPSALDMGMAPGGFSATIMASYPKTTLRAVTLPLTKGGHSVHFRHQNVKLDLCDINTLAGDMDLASIPESHPAAGTFTVTKLLRQEMFDVVICGCQVTRNQELEEWREHREARRLQLAQLVIALEHLKSGGTLVAVMHKPEEIHTAELLQIFSKFSKVSLFKPRRAHAKRSSFYMVAKKIDTCSNQAIEAKDLWRKEWIDSTFGTADNCAILSKRTADDARELLDGYGNCVPSSSVQ